The genome window TTGATGAAtcgattaaacaaaaaatattccgcAACCTTGAGAGGTTCAAAACTGTTCAAGAAATTCCTAATCTATCTAACCAACTCTCCTTTAAAGTAGTACTCGTCTGGAAGACAAACAATTTGTCTTTGTGATCAagagtttttttaattctcatttTCGGTATGGTAGATATTCGGCGGTTTATGATTTGAATTTCGTATTCGCCTTCTCGTGCTTGCATCCGTCAATCCTCCGATATTTTATATAACAATACGGTGACGACACTGGCGGGCAAATAGTGAGTTAGTGAGTTGTCCACGTGATCTCATTGcgcataaaaaatttatctccGGTTATTGTGACAGATTGGGAATAGAGGTTATTCACATTCGATATATCTTTATAAACACTTATTATTCGTCTCGAATTCTtagagaaaataattatatGAACTTTATAATACCgaatactttttcaaaatgtttccgATAACAAGGATTCGTATTAAATCTACGATTTTATCGCAATGGTCTTTAGGTGATTCTTACATCAAACTTTACATCACACAATGTTATGTTTATCATTCATACTTTTTCATTATCTTGTCATGTGATAGGCTGTACTAGGTTAATGTCCGCTGACAAAACGGATGGAAAAGAAAGTCAACGATTaaaggaatttcgaaaaaaacttcgtgaaaaaactccCATCGGTAGGCcaaatttataacaaaaatggTCAATGTGAAAATCacctttttccctgtttcaaTTTATCAGTATACTCCTTTTATTATTGACATATTTTCCTGCGTTATATTGTGCATAAGGCTATTAAAattaatcataataataataagattATTAAAAACCTGATGTGATTAACTCAAATTATGAATGCAGAATTAAATATGCTGTTATTGTAAAAGTGTGGAGCCTGAGCTGAAAATTTATCCGGATGGTTTGCGTTCACATCTTCAGAAATTGTTCAATCGAAGCTCTCAAAGTCGGCATGTACTTTTTTCCATGTAACACTTCAAATTCCCTGTATTCTTATATTTGTTTTTGTGATGATGATTGACTGTCACAGCAAGTTTGAATCCTGGAAGTTCATTTGTCCTTTGCCCTTTCCACATACAAAGACCAGTTTTTATTGCGCTCCCTTTCTACGGTTTATCTTTAGTTCAggtaaacgtgaaaattttattctatgACACAGCCTAATTGGTGATTTTTAACACAGAGAAACTAGAGGA of Venturia canescens isolate UGA chromosome 6, ASM1945775v1, whole genome shotgun sequence contains these proteins:
- the LOC122411918 gene encoding succinate dehydrogenase assembly factor 4, mitochondrial-like produces the protein MFPITRIRIKSTILSQWSLGCTRLMSADKTDGKESQRLKEFRKKLREKTPIEKLEELEEGKHPYQEKEPLEAFPDNINPKTGEVGGPRGPEPTRYGDWERKGRVSDF